The following coding sequences are from one Humulus lupulus chromosome X, drHumLupu1.1, whole genome shotgun sequence window:
- the LOC133807096 gene encoding F-box protein At1g47056-like has protein sequence MGQSSSTAAVPSCRDNNYSHRLKVKPTALITPMQAEETDDWQGTIDGFADYISDLPDECLAVIFQSLGSGDRKRCSLVCRRWLKIEGQSRHRLSLNAQADLFPMIPSLFDRFDAVTKLALKCDRRSVSIRDDGLLLISLRCRNLTRLKLRACRELTDAGMAAFAKNCKGLKKLSCGSCTFGAKGMNAVLDHCSSLEELSVKRLRGITDVAAAEPIGPGLAAASLKTICLKELYNGQCFGPLIIGAKKLRTLKLFRCSGDWDKLLQLIADRVSGMVEIHLERLQVSDYGLSAISSSLDLEILHLVKTPECTNNGLVSVAERCKLLRKLHIDGWKANRIGDEGLVAIAKYCPNLQELVLIGVNPTKVSLEMLASNCQNLERLALCGSDTVGDAEISCIAAKCVALKKLCIKSCPVSDSGLEALASGCPNLVKVKVKKCRGVTPDGADLLRTRRVSLAVNLDTGEPEHQDASASDGGAQDNAIELPPVGGGGGGGSSQIYAAQLGSSRSTSFKSRLGLLSGRSFVACTLRRLSGGNSSSRGNS, from the coding sequence ATGGGCCAATCATCTTCGACGGCCGCAGTCCCCAGCTGCCGTGATAATAACTACAGCCATCGATTGAAGGTCAAACCAACGGCCCTGATCACCCCGATGCAGGCTGAAGAAACCGATGACTGGCAAGGAACTATCGATGGTTTCGCCGATTATATCTCCGATCTACCCGACGAGTGCTTGGCTGTTATTTTTCAGTCTCTTGGTTCCGGTGATCGGAAACGCTGCTCGCTTGTTTGCCGGAGGTGGTTGAAAATCGAGGGACAGAGCCGTCACCGGCTCTCTCTCAACGCCCAAGCAGATCTCTTCCCCATGATCCCTTCCCTCTTTGACCGATTCGACGCGGTTACCAAACTCGCTCTGAAATGTGACCGCAGATCCGTGAGCATCAGAGACGACGGGCTCCTCCTCATCTCTCTCCGCTGCCGTAACCTTACGCGCCTCAAACTCCGCGCCTGCCGCGAATTGACGGACGCTGGTATGGCAGCCTTCGCGAAGAACTGCAAGGGTTTGAAGAAGCTTTCGTGCGGATCGTGCACGTTCGGAGCAAAAGGAATGAACGCAGTGCTTGATCATTGTTCGTCTCTAGAGGAGTTATCGGTGAAGAGGCTCCGCGGAATTACTGATGTAGCTGCGGCGGAGCCGATTGGGCCCGGCTTAGCAGCCGCTTCTCTGAAAACAATTTGCTTGAAGGAGCTTTACAATGGACAGTGTTTTGGACCTCTGATTATTGGTGCGAAGAAACTACGAACATTGAAGCTTTTCAGGTGCTCAGGGGATTGGGATAAACTCCTCCAACTGATCGCCGATCGAGTCTCCGGAATGGTTGAGATTCATCTGGAGAGGCTTCAAGTGAGTGATTATGGTCTCTCTGCAATTTCAAGTTCTTTGGATCTGGAAATTTTGCATCTCGTCAAAACCCCGGAATGCACAAATAATGGTCTGGTTTCGGTTGCGGAGCGGTGCAAGCTGTTAAGGAAGCTTCACATTGATGGTTGGAAGGCTAATCGTATAGGTGATGAGGGCTTGGTTGCTATTGCAAAATATTGCCCTAATCTTCAAGAATTAGTTTTAATTGGTGTGAACCCTACTAAAGTGAGCTTGGAAATGTTGGCTTCGAATTGCCAAAATTTGGAGAGGTTGGCATTATGCGGAAGCGATACCGTGGGCGATGCTGAGATTTCGTGCATTGCCGCAAAGTGTGTGGCATTGAAGAAGCTTTGCATTAAGAGCTGCCCTGTTTCGGATAGTGGATTGGAGGCATTGGCGAGTGGGTGTCCCAATTTGGTGAAAGTGAAGGTGAAGAAGTGTAGAGGAGTAACCCCTGATGGGGCGGATTTGTTGAGAACACGCAGGGTTTCTCTGGCCGTGAATTTAGATACTGGTGAACCTGAACATCAAGACGCTAGTGCCAGTGATGGCGGGGCACAAGACAACGCTATTGAATTGCCTCCTGTAGGAGGTGGTGGCGGCGGGGGCAGCAGCCAAATATATGCTGCTCAACTCGGATCAAGTAGATCAACGTCCTTCAAGTCAAGGTTAGGCCTTTTGTCTGGAAGGAGTTTTGTGGCCTGCACCTTAAGAAGGTTGTCCGGCGGTAATAGCAGTTCTCGTGGTAATAGCTAA